One genomic segment of Agromyces intestinalis includes these proteins:
- a CDS encoding PKD domain-containing protein — MMRRIGTTAALAVLAVLAVTPAATAAAPPPDDTGRSWEVVASLRFPTADGEQIGVGALAFLSVDDGSLRQTTWPDDLPTGLMFTPDARALYSTGDNVTDDGEVSEWFSAFSARDAATGEVDWSITRISSFIEVALSPDASIAATGSSLVNLETRAVDRFDACVGQAPFFYATAFSPDGGTIWYLCRGLRPSPDTELRGYDVATLAPTATFVLTNHRLDRIVLTPDGSVAVSTGDRVADDGSVVPVVTRIDLATGALTDLAFEHDLGLDAAVSPDGARAYISERSDDDFEGVLHAIDLATMTTAVSAPLADNGVLGAVLAVTPDGARVYAASHLDETLDEPDQIRLSAHDADTLAVLSETFRESDVAFDLTVTPDQAPVARLTASEPNSPVTFDASASTVEFGSIAEYAWDFGDGVSTVTTTPTVEHEYADPGEFTATVRLTSSGGTSTEDVYTGQQMLRNGDASAVATVTVAVPEPAVPGSGVAGELPPAGFNGATWVMAGIGMLVAGAIAVVIVRRRVQPQRKDA; from the coding sequence ATGATGCGACGGATCGGAACGACAGCAGCCCTGGCGGTGCTCGCCGTGCTCGCCGTCACCCCCGCGGCCACCGCCGCGGCCCCGCCACCCGATGACACCGGCCGCTCGTGGGAAGTCGTGGCCTCCCTTCGCTTCCCGACGGCAGACGGCGAACAGATCGGCGTCGGCGCACTGGCGTTCCTCAGCGTCGATGACGGTTCCCTGCGGCAGACGACCTGGCCCGACGACCTACCCACCGGGCTCATGTTCACGCCAGACGCCCGTGCGCTCTATAGCACCGGGGACAATGTGACCGATGACGGCGAGGTGTCAGAGTGGTTCTCCGCGTTCTCGGCACGCGATGCGGCAACGGGTGAAGTGGACTGGTCGATCACCCGGATCAGCAGCTTCATTGAGGTGGCGCTGAGCCCCGACGCGTCCATCGCCGCGACCGGATCGAGCTTGGTGAACCTCGAGACGCGCGCGGTTGATCGGTTCGACGCGTGCGTCGGTCAGGCGCCGTTCTTCTATGCGACGGCGTTCAGCCCCGACGGCGGCACGATCTGGTACTTGTGCCGGGGTTTGCGCCCCTCTCCCGACACCGAACTGCGTGGGTACGACGTGGCAACGCTCGCCCCGACCGCGACGTTCGTGCTCACGAACCACCGCCTGGATCGGATCGTTCTCACCCCAGACGGGTCGGTCGCCGTATCGACGGGTGATCGGGTTGCCGACGATGGGTCGGTTGTGCCGGTCGTCACCCGCATCGATCTGGCAACGGGCGCACTCACAGACCTCGCGTTCGAGCACGATCTCGGCTTGGACGCTGCGGTCTCGCCCGACGGTGCCCGCGCGTACATCAGCGAACGCTCCGATGACGACTTCGAGGGTGTGCTTCATGCGATCGATCTGGCCACCATGACGACCGCGGTCTCCGCTCCGCTCGCCGACAATGGCGTACTTGGTGCTGTACTCGCCGTGACCCCCGACGGTGCTCGCGTGTACGCAGCCTCGCATTTGGATGAGACCTTGGACGAGCCCGACCAGATACGCCTGTCAGCACACGACGCAGATACGCTGGCCGTGCTGAGCGAGACGTTCCGGGAATCCGACGTGGCCTTCGACCTCACGGTCACCCCTGACCAGGCGCCGGTCGCGCGGTTGACCGCGTCGGAGCCGAACTCGCCGGTGACGTTCGACGCGTCGGCCTCGACGGTGGAGTTCGGGTCGATTGCCGAGTACGCGTGGGACTTCGGCGATGGCGTGAGCACCGTGACCACGACGCCGACCGTGGAGCATGAGTACGCCGATCCTGGTGAGTTCACCGCGACCGTTCGGTTGACGAGTTCGGGTGGTACGTCGACCGAGGATGTGTACACGGGCCAGCAGATGTTGCGTAACGGCGACGCGTCGGCGGTGGCGACGGTCACGGTCGCGGTTCCCGAGCCCGCGGTGCCTGGGTCGGGGGTGGCGGGTGAGTTGCCGCCCGCCGGGTTCAACGGGGCGACGTGGGTGATGGCGGGCATCGGGATGCTGGTGGCCGGTGCGATCGCGGTGGTCATCGTCCGCCGCCGGGTGCAACCCCAACGGAAGGACGCATGA
- a CDS encoding PKD domain-containing protein, whose protein sequence is MMRRIGTAAALAVLAVLAVTPAATAAAPPPDDTGRSWEVAGMLPFASQGDISALAMMNTGSGAVRQAQFPDYFAFNAAYSPDARTVYGTGYVWDSLGAVFAAHDAATGDILWQVRTDEGQSGRALAVSPDGSVAMTGWAAVDLVTHEVETFSPCGDDSIPYAVAISPDGSTAWHTCSFDDPTPNLELRAYDVDTLAPVETIRIPGHYPGVAQGIEITPDGSTAMISRSYQATGEHTSIPVVLRVDLTTGTYATLELDTRNTISISPDGTHAYVAASNPGSALDTGVDEDPPPDHRGDEAPIPAAVTVALCAIDIATLTVTVSVPLNAVHADPAVSPDGAHVYAATWDLDGPAGARSGISTHETASLARLRDTPVADRSIRTLAITPDQAPIARLTASEPNSPVTFDASASTVEFGTISEYAWDFGDGASTVTTTPTVEHEYAEPGEFTATVRLTSSGGTSTEDVYTGKQLLRNGDASAVATVTVTVPAAVSTKLPPTGFQGAWVAIVGFGMLVAGVTAVTRRRVQHGREGA, encoded by the coding sequence ATGATGCGACGAATCGGAACGGCAGCAGCCCTCGCGGTGCTCGCCGTGCTCGCCGTCACCCCCGCGGCCACCGCCGCGGCCCCGCCCCCCGATGACACCGGCCGCTCGTGGGAAGTCGCCGGGATGCTGCCGTTCGCAAGCCAGGGAGACATCTCGGCGCTGGCCATGATGAACACCGGCTCGGGCGCGGTACGTCAGGCGCAGTTCCCGGACTACTTTGCTTTCAACGCCGCGTACTCTCCGGATGCCCGCACGGTGTACGGAACCGGCTACGTCTGGGATTCGCTGGGCGCGGTGTTCGCAGCTCACGACGCGGCAACCGGCGACATCCTCTGGCAGGTTCGCACTGATGAGGGCCAGTCGGGTCGGGCGCTGGCGGTGAGTCCAGACGGATCCGTCGCGATGACCGGGTGGGCTGCGGTGGATCTCGTCACGCACGAGGTCGAGACCTTCTCTCCCTGCGGCGATGACAGCATTCCCTATGCCGTGGCCATCAGCCCGGATGGCAGCACGGCGTGGCACACCTGCAGTTTTGACGACCCAACTCCGAATCTCGAACTGCGGGCGTATGACGTTGACACCCTGGCACCGGTTGAAACCATTCGGATCCCCGGGCACTACCCGGGAGTGGCACAGGGCATTGAGATCACACCCGACGGTTCGACTGCCATGATCTCCAGGAGCTATCAGGCGACCGGTGAACACACGAGTATTCCGGTCGTGCTGCGGGTCGATCTGACGACCGGAACGTACGCGACCCTCGAGCTGGACACCAGGAACACCATCTCGATCTCGCCGGACGGCACCCACGCCTACGTCGCTGCCTCCAACCCGGGCTCCGCTCTCGATACGGGAGTGGACGAAGACCCGCCCCCCGACCACCGCGGCGATGAAGCTCCCATCCCCGCCGCCGTCACCGTTGCGCTGTGCGCAATCGACATCGCCACCCTGACCGTCACGGTCTCGGTGCCGCTCAACGCGGTCCACGCAGATCCCGCAGTGAGTCCCGACGGGGCACACGTCTACGCCGCGACCTGGGATCTGGACGGACCGGCAGGCGCACGTTCCGGCATCTCCACGCACGAAACCGCATCGCTGGCCAGACTCCGAGACACACCGGTCGCTGACCGGAGCATCCGAACACTGGCGATCACCCCCGACCAGGCTCCGATCGCGCGACTGACCGCCTCCGAACCGAACTCGCCCGTCACGTTCGACGCCTCCGCCTCGACGGTCGAGTTCGGCACCATCTCCGAGTACGCGTGGGACTTCGGCGATGGCGCGAGCACCGTGACCACGACGCCGACCGTGGAACACGAGTACGCCGAACCGGGTGAGTTCACCGCGACCGTTCGGTTGACGAGTTCGGGCGGCACGTCGACCGAAGACGTGTACACCGGCAAGCAGCTGCTGCGTAACGGCGACGCGTCGGCGGTCGCGACGGTCACGGTGACGGTGCCGGCTGCGGTGTCGACGAAGCTGCCGCCGACCGGGTTCCAGGGTGCGTGGGTGGCGATCGTGGGGTTCGGGATGCTGGTGGCCGGCGTGACGGCGGTCACACGACGCCGAGTTCAACATGGACGAGAGGGCGCATGA
- a CDS encoding PKD domain-containing protein: MMRRIGAVLAVTGLALVVVAPAATATAATPPDDDTGRSWEVAATRGYLDRSTGSNVWTGAVALLNVDDGSVRESPWGDYLPGYVAYGPDARTLYTIGSVDGPSGEDELLFAAHDASSGDVLWTSTISSYFGLAVSPDGSVAMTARDKIDLATHEVVSFEPCVETVADAPVDVAFSPDGSTAWIVCRFWDGGAPSQLRAYDVATLSLIDTIELTPEGTGGITDVLGGIAITPDGSTAMLSGAWLRSVDPIFNQRALRVDLATGTVASIVTDSSSMLGSVSISPDGTRAYLSTQQFFGGEQSALWSLDVATMTLAASSPLENYGTYPIVTPDGAKVFATGYGPWGEAGERVAGISAHDAATLAPLGATPLPGAGNLTITPDQAPVARLTASEPNSPVTFDASASTVEFGTIAEYAWDFGDGVSTVTTTPTVEHEYAEPGEYTATVRLTSSGGTSTEDVYTGHQLLRNGDASAVATVTVTVPEPAVPEPAVPGSGVAGALPPAGFNGATWVIAGIGMLLTGAIAVVIVRRRVHPQRKDA; the protein is encoded by the coding sequence ATGATGCGACGAATCGGTGCGGTGCTCGCGGTGACTGGACTGGCACTGGTGGTGGTCGCCCCCGCGGCCACGGCCACGGCCGCCACGCCACCAGACGACGACACGGGCCGGTCGTGGGAAGTCGCAGCGACGCGTGGGTACCTCGACCGCAGCACAGGTTCCAATGTGTGGACGGGCGCGGTGGCGTTGCTGAACGTCGACGACGGCTCGGTGCGTGAGTCGCCGTGGGGCGATTACCTGCCAGGCTATGTGGCGTACGGTCCCGACGCCCGCACGCTATACACGATTGGCTCGGTCGACGGTCCGAGCGGCGAGGATGAGCTGCTTTTCGCGGCTCATGATGCATCCTCGGGCGACGTGCTCTGGACGTCGACCATCTCCAGCTATTTCGGACTTGCTGTCAGCCCCGACGGGTCGGTCGCGATGACCGCGCGCGACAAGATCGATCTGGCAACGCACGAGGTGGTCTCGTTCGAGCCCTGCGTCGAGACCGTGGCTGATGCGCCCGTCGACGTGGCCTTCAGCCCCGACGGCAGCACTGCCTGGATCGTCTGCAGGTTCTGGGACGGTGGTGCTCCTTCACAGCTGCGCGCGTACGACGTGGCCACACTGAGCCTGATCGACACCATCGAGCTGACCCCCGAGGGCACCGGCGGGATCACCGATGTCCTCGGAGGCATCGCCATCACCCCCGACGGGTCGACCGCCATGCTCTCCGGCGCGTGGTTGCGTTCCGTGGATCCCATCTTCAATCAGCGGGCACTTCGCGTCGATCTCGCAACCGGGACGGTAGCCAGCATCGTCACCGACTCGTCGTCCATGCTCGGGTCGGTCTCGATCTCGCCCGACGGCACCCGCGCGTACCTCAGCACCCAGCAATTCTTTGGAGGAGAGCAGAGCGCACTTTGGTCGCTCGATGTCGCGACGATGACGCTCGCCGCTTCGAGCCCGCTCGAAAACTATGGGACGTATCCGATCGTCACGCCCGACGGTGCGAAGGTCTTCGCGACAGGGTACGGCCCGTGGGGCGAGGCCGGCGAACGCGTCGCTGGGATCTCGGCGCACGACGCTGCCACACTCGCCCCGCTCGGCGCGACACCACTCCCAGGCGCCGGGAATCTGACGATCACCCCCGATCAGGCGCCGGTGGCGCGGCTGACCGCCTCGGAGCCGAACTCGCCGGTGACGTTCGACGCGTCGGCCTCGACGGTGGAGTTCGGCACGATCGCCGAGTACGCGTGGGACTTCGGCGACGGCGTGAGCACCGTGACCACGACCCCGACCGTGGAACACGAGTACGCCGAACCTGGCGAGTACACCGCGACCGTTCGGCTGACGAGTTCGGGTGGCACGTCGACCGAGGACGTGTACACGGGTCACCAGTTGCTGCGTAACGGCGACGCGTCGGCGGTCGCGACGGTCACGGTCACGGTTCCCGAGCCCGCGGTGCCCGAGCCCGCGGTGCCCGGGTCGGGGGTGGCGGGTGCGTTGCCGCCCGCCGGGTTCAACGGGGCGACGTGGGTGATCGCGGGCATCGGGATGCTGCTGACCGGTGCGATCGCGGTGGTCATCGTCCGCCGCCGGGTGCATCCCCAACGGAAGGACGCATGA
- a CDS encoding YhgE/Pip domain-containing protein gives MKIPQLITAEFRRLTATRMSRIALVALLAVPVLYGGLYLWANQDPYAKFPEVPVALVVDDVGTPDADATDGVRNVGEEVADELVADGAFDWHVVSDAEAADGLDHSRYDFSVTIPQDFSEALASVSTDAPRQAQLVLSTSDANSYLATTIGTQAVERIRAAVAQQVNREAADTLLTSISEIRSGLVEASDGAGRLADGAVSAVDGSAQLATGSAALADGTAALAAGSAQLADGSARLVDGTAQLAAGASDLDAGAAQVADGNAQLAASADQVGDAVADAAARVPEARQAIAEELAARGVDQATIDAVLAKLDPLADRVADGNGRVQEVVGKIDALADGSRQVADGASRLAAGTSEAAAGASDLATGAAQLADGASTAAAGAVQLRDGSAALATGLGELATGADDLHGALTDGAERIPDTDAATRAAQAATIADPVDLETSAVTAAGSYGAGLAPFFAALAGWIGIYALFLIVKPVSRRAVTALHSPVRVTLAGWLTPAVLGAVQMVSLFLVLAGALGFRIAHPGLAVGVLLVASATYAAIILALNVWLGSVGQFIGLVLMVLQLVTAGGTFPWQTLPAPLAWLHHVLPMGYVVDAMRQVMYDGDLARAGGDALVLIGWLAAALVVAAIGVTRMTHFRTVRDLQPSLIG, from the coding sequence GTGAAGATCCCGCAGCTCATCACGGCCGAGTTCCGCCGGCTCACGGCGACCCGGATGTCACGCATCGCGCTCGTCGCGCTGCTCGCGGTGCCCGTGCTCTACGGCGGGCTGTACCTCTGGGCGAACCAGGACCCGTACGCGAAGTTCCCCGAGGTGCCGGTCGCACTCGTGGTCGACGACGTCGGCACGCCAGACGCCGACGCGACCGACGGCGTGCGCAACGTCGGCGAGGAGGTTGCCGACGAGCTCGTCGCCGACGGGGCGTTCGACTGGCACGTCGTCAGCGACGCCGAAGCCGCCGACGGCCTCGACCACTCGCGGTACGACTTCTCGGTCACCATCCCCCAAGACTTCTCCGAGGCGCTCGCCTCGGTGTCGACGGATGCTCCGCGACAGGCGCAGCTCGTGCTCTCGACGAGCGACGCCAACAGCTACCTCGCGACCACCATCGGCACGCAGGCCGTCGAGCGGATCCGTGCGGCCGTCGCCCAGCAGGTGAACCGCGAGGCCGCCGACACCCTGCTCACGTCGATCAGCGAGATCCGGTCGGGGCTCGTCGAGGCATCCGACGGGGCCGGCCGCCTCGCCGACGGCGCGGTGTCCGCGGTCGACGGCTCGGCGCAGCTGGCGACCGGATCCGCCGCCCTCGCCGACGGCACGGCAGCGCTCGCAGCTGGCAGCGCACAGCTCGCCGACGGCTCGGCCCGGCTCGTCGACGGAACCGCGCAGCTGGCCGCCGGGGCATCCGACCTCGACGCCGGCGCCGCACAGGTCGCCGACGGCAACGCGCAGCTCGCGGCATCCGCCGACCAGGTGGGCGACGCGGTCGCCGACGCCGCCGCCCGCGTGCCCGAAGCGCGACAGGCGATCGCCGAGGAGCTCGCCGCACGCGGGGTCGACCAGGCGACCATCGACGCGGTACTCGCGAAGCTCGACCCGCTCGCCGACCGCGTCGCCGACGGCAACGGCCGGGTGCAAGAGGTCGTCGGGAAGATCGACGCGCTCGCCGACGGCAGCCGGCAGGTCGCGGACGGCGCTTCCCGACTCGCGGCCGGCACGAGCGAGGCTGCGGCCGGAGCATCCGATCTCGCAACGGGGGCCGCACAACTCGCCGACGGTGCATCCACCGCAGCCGCCGGGGCCGTGCAGCTGCGCGACGGCAGCGCCGCGCTCGCGACCGGCCTGGGCGAGCTCGCCACCGGCGCCGACGACCTGCACGGCGCCCTCACCGACGGCGCCGAGCGGATTCCCGACACCGACGCCGCGACCCGCGCCGCGCAGGCCGCGACCATCGCCGACCCGGTCGACCTCGAGACCAGCGCGGTCACCGCGGCGGGCAGCTACGGCGCCGGGCTCGCGCCGTTCTTCGCCGCACTCGCCGGCTGGATCGGCATCTACGCATTGTTCCTCATCGTGAAGCCTGTGTCGCGGCGCGCTGTGACGGCGCTGCACTCGCCCGTGCGCGTCACGCTCGCCGGATGGCTCACACCCGCCGTGCTCGGGGCGGTGCAGATGGTGTCGCTGTTCCTCGTGCTCGCCGGCGCGCTCGGGTTCCGCATCGCGCACCCCGGCCTGGCCGTCGGCGTGCTGCTCGTCGCATCGGCGACCTATGCGGCGATCATCCTCGCGCTGAACGTCTGGCTCGGGTCGGTCGGGCAGTTCATCGGGCTCGTGCTCATGGTGCTGCAGCTCGTGACCGCGGGCGGCACGTTCCCCTGGCAGACGCTGCCTGCCCCACTCGCCTGGCTGCACCACGTGCTGCCCATGGGGTACGTCGTCGACGCGATGCGGCAGGTCATGTACGACGGCGACCTCGCGCGCGCCGGCGGCGACGCACTCGTGCTGATCGGATGGCTCGCTGCCGCGCTCGTCGTCGCCGCGATCGGCGTGACACGCATGACGCACTTCCGCACGGTGCGCGACCTGCAACCGAGCCTCATCGGGTGA
- a CDS encoding TetR/AcrR family transcriptional regulator, producing the protein MPSVTDAERRAPRRDAVANREAILIAAARVLAESPDAPLDVVAAAAGLSRRALYGHFRDREALVRALIAHGADRLNAVARSAIGGDERVALALLGARIWEEVEQVRVVARLAVSDAYVQLAAEALAPLRSTIRGIVERGILSGSLRGDLPPGLLARLIEESAIAVLAESVRSGLDRAQGAGLVMLSVLSTVGLGWREAGALIESAPALRAVRSA; encoded by the coding sequence ATGCCCTCCGTCACCGATGCGGAGCGACGCGCACCTCGTCGGGACGCCGTCGCCAACCGTGAAGCCATCCTCATCGCCGCCGCACGCGTGCTCGCCGAGTCGCCCGACGCCCCGCTCGACGTGGTCGCTGCGGCCGCCGGACTCAGCCGTCGGGCACTCTACGGCCACTTCCGCGATCGCGAGGCCCTCGTGCGTGCGCTCATCGCCCACGGTGCCGACCGCCTCAACGCGGTGGCCCGGTCGGCGATCGGCGGCGACGAGCGCGTCGCCCTCGCCCTGCTCGGCGCCCGCATCTGGGAAGAGGTCGAGCAGGTGCGCGTCGTCGCCCGACTCGCGGTCTCCGACGCCTACGTCCAGCTCGCCGCCGAGGCGCTCGCTCCGCTGCGCAGCACGATCCGCGGCATCGTCGAACGAGGCATCCTGAGCGGTTCCCTCCGCGGCGACCTGCCGCCGGGGCTGCTCGCCCGCCTCATCGAAGAGTCGGCGATCGCCGTGCTCGCCGAGTCCGTCCGCAGCGGGCTCGACCGCGCGCAGGGTGCCGGGCTCGTGATGCTGTCGGTGCTGTCGACCGTCGGCCTCGGCTGGCGCGAGGCCGGCGCGCTCATCGAATCCGCACCCGCACTGCGGGCGGTGCGCTCGGCATGA
- the argG gene encoding argininosuccinate synthase, whose amino-acid sequence MSKVLSSLPVGERVGIAFSGGLDTSVAVAWMREKGAVPCTYTADLGQPDEPDVEAVPGRALEYGAELSRLVDCRAALVEEGLAALACGAFHIRSGGKTYFNTTPLGRAVTGTLLVRAMREDGVDIWGDGSTYKGNDIERFYRYGLMANPRLRIYKPWLDAAFVSELGGRTEMSEWLQARDLPYRASVEKAYSTDANIWGATHEAKKLEELDAGIEIVEPIMGVRFWDESVQIPAENVTVRFEQGRPVALNGVEFTDAVALVLEANRIGGRHGLGMSDQIENRIIEAKSRGIYEAPGMALLYIAYERLLNAIHNEDTIANYHAEGRRLGRLMYEGRWLDPQSLMLRESLQKWVGSAVTGEVTLRLRRGDDYTILDTRGPAFSYVPEKLSMERVGDQAFGPEDRIGQLTMRNLDIADSRARLEQYAHLGIVGGATAALVGDLREGQAAEIASGAGETELDVATDAVNEAAAFDLGTD is encoded by the coding sequence ATGTCGAAAGTCCTGTCCAGCCTTCCCGTCGGCGAGCGCGTCGGCATCGCCTTCTCCGGAGGGCTCGACACGTCGGTCGCCGTCGCGTGGATGCGCGAGAAGGGTGCCGTGCCGTGCACCTACACCGCCGACCTCGGCCAGCCCGACGAGCCCGATGTCGAGGCGGTGCCCGGGCGGGCGCTCGAGTACGGCGCCGAGCTCTCGCGGCTCGTCGACTGCCGGGCCGCGCTCGTCGAAGAGGGGCTCGCCGCCCTCGCGTGCGGCGCGTTCCACATCCGCTCGGGCGGCAAGACGTACTTCAACACCACCCCGCTCGGTCGCGCCGTCACCGGCACGCTGCTCGTGCGCGCGATGCGCGAGGACGGGGTCGACATCTGGGGCGACGGGTCGACCTACAAGGGCAACGATATCGAGCGGTTCTACCGCTACGGCCTGATGGCCAACCCGCGCCTGCGCATCTACAAGCCGTGGCTCGACGCCGCGTTCGTCTCCGAACTCGGCGGCCGCACCGAGATGAGCGAGTGGCTGCAGGCGCGCGACCTGCCGTACCGGGCGAGCGTCGAGAAGGCGTACTCGACCGACGCGAACATCTGGGGTGCGACGCACGAGGCGAAGAAGCTCGAAGAGCTCGACGCCGGCATCGAGATCGTCGAGCCGATCATGGGCGTGCGGTTCTGGGACGAATCGGTGCAGATCCCCGCCGAAAACGTGACCGTGCGGTTCGAGCAGGGCCGACCGGTGGCGCTGAACGGGGTCGAGTTCACCGACGCGGTCGCCCTCGTGCTCGAGGCGAACCGCATCGGCGGCCGCCACGGCCTCGGCATGAGCGACCAGATCGAGAACCGCATCATCGAAGCGAAGTCGCGCGGCATCTACGAGGCGCCGGGCATGGCACTGCTCTACATCGCCTACGAGCGCCTGCTGAACGCGATCCACAACGAAGACACCATCGCGAACTACCACGCCGAGGGCCGCCGGCTCGGCCGGCTCATGTACGAGGGTCGCTGGCTCGACCCGCAGTCGCTGATGCTGCGCGAATCGCTGCAGAAGTGGGTCGGCTCGGCCGTCACCGGCGAGGTCACGCTGCGCCTGCGCCGCGGCGACGACTACACGATCCTCGACACCCGAGGCCCGGCGTTCAGCTACGTGCCCGAGAAGCTCTCGATGGAGCGGGTCGGCGACCAGGCTTTCGGCCCCGAAGACCGCATCGGCCAGCTCACCATGCGCAACCTCGACATCGCCGACTCGCGCGCCCGCCTCGAGCAGTACGCGCACCTCGGCATCGTCGGTGGCGCGACCGCCGCGTTGGTCGGCGACCTGCGCGAGGGCCAGGCCGCCGAGATCGCGTCCGGCGCCGGCGAGACCGAGCTGGATGTCGCGACCGACGCGGTGAACGAGGCCGCCGCGTTCGACCTCGGCACCGACTGA
- a CDS encoding DUF3151 family protein, translated as MTADEATPEREAGLADEPEVREALADGDRSAVHGVVTEHPSSPLAWTELADLADSEGRPLEAFAYATVAVDLARDQLAAAGWRPGASVSWAEEPNRAYLRGLDAKRRAALALGLDDVAANAAAELASADDSAPARIASEFTPTQQLSLADLRAAQDAADAADAADAADAAGTAEPSPDPSRED; from the coding sequence GTGACTGCAGACGAAGCAACGCCTGAGCGCGAGGCCGGTCTGGCCGACGAGCCCGAGGTGCGTGAGGCACTCGCCGACGGCGACCGTTCCGCCGTCCACGGGGTCGTGACGGAGCATCCGTCGTCGCCCCTCGCCTGGACCGAACTGGCCGATCTGGCCGATTCCGAGGGCCGCCCGCTCGAGGCGTTCGCCTACGCGACCGTCGCCGTCGACCTCGCCCGAGACCAGCTCGCGGCCGCCGGGTGGAGGCCCGGGGCATCCGTGTCGTGGGCGGAAGAGCCCAACCGCGCCTACCTGCGCGGGCTCGACGCGAAGCGCCGCGCCGCCCTCGCCCTCGGCCTCGACGATGTCGCGGCGAACGCGGCGGCCGAGCTCGCCAGCGCCGACGACTCGGCGCCAGCGCGCATCGCGAGCGAGTTCACCCCGACCCAGCAGCTCTCGCTCGCCGACCTTCGTGCGGCCCAGGACGCGGCCGACGCCGCCGACGCGGCCGATGCCGCCGATGCCGCCGGCACTGCCGAACCCTCACCCGACCCCTCCCGAGAGGACTGA
- a CDS encoding adenylosuccinate synthase has protein sequence MPAAVLVGAQWGDEGKGKATDLLGSRVDYVVKFNGGNNAGHTVVIGGEKYALHLLPSGILSPNVVPVIGNGVVVDIEVLFEELDALEARGLDTSKLRVSANAHVITQYHRTLDKVTERFLGKRQIGTTGRGIGPTYADKINRVGIRMQDLFDEGILRQKVEGALDQKNHLLVKVYNRRAIGVDEIVDELLSYAERLRPMVGDTALELNQALDAGKTVLFEGGQATMLDVDHGTYPFVTSSNATSGGAITGSGVAPNRIDRIIAVVKAYTTRVGAGPFPTELFDEWGDFLTERGAEFGTTTGRKRRTGWYDAPIARYASRINGVTDFVLTKLDVLTGVEKIPVCVAYDVDGTIVDEVPVSQSDFHHAKPVYEEFPGWTEDISGARTFEELPANAQSYVRALEAMSGSRISAIGVGPARDAIVQVHDLLD, from the coding sequence ATGCCCGCAGCCGTACTCGTCGGAGCGCAATGGGGCGATGAAGGCAAGGGCAAGGCGACCGACCTGCTCGGCTCGCGCGTCGACTACGTCGTGAAGTTCAACGGCGGCAACAACGCGGGCCACACCGTCGTCATCGGCGGCGAGAAGTACGCCCTGCACCTGCTGCCCAGCGGCATCCTCAGCCCGAACGTGGTGCCGGTCATCGGCAACGGCGTCGTCGTCGACATCGAGGTGCTCTTCGAAGAGCTCGACGCGCTCGAAGCACGCGGGCTCGACACCTCGAAGCTGCGGGTGAGCGCGAACGCGCACGTCATCACGCAGTACCACCGCACGCTCGACAAGGTGACCGAGCGGTTCCTCGGCAAGCGCCAGATCGGCACCACCGGCCGCGGCATCGGACCGACCTACGCCGACAAGATCAACCGGGTCGGCATCCGCATGCAAGACCTCTTCGACGAGGGCATCCTGCGGCAGAAGGTCGAAGGAGCGCTCGACCAGAAGAACCACCTGCTCGTGAAGGTGTACAACCGGCGCGCCATCGGCGTCGACGAGATCGTCGACGAGCTGCTGTCGTACGCCGAGCGCCTGCGCCCCATGGTCGGCGACACCGCGCTCGAGCTGAACCAGGCGCTCGACGCCGGCAAGACCGTGCTGTTCGAGGGCGGCCAGGCGACCATGCTCGACGTCGACCACGGCACGTACCCGTTCGTCACGTCGTCGAACGCGACGAGCGGCGGGGCGATCACCGGCTCGGGCGTCGCGCCGAACCGCATCGACCGCATCATCGCAGTCGTGAAGGCGTACACCACGCGCGTCGGCGCCGGTCCGTTCCCGACCGAGCTGTTCGACGAGTGGGGCGACTTCCTCACCGAGCGCGGCGCCGAGTTCGGCACCACCACGGGCCGCAAACGGCGCACCGGATGGTACGACGCGCCGATCGCCCGCTACGCGTCGCGCATCAACGGCGTCACCGACTTCGTGCTCACCAAGCTCGACGTGCTGACGGGCGTCGAGAAGATCCCCGTGTGCGTCGCGTACGACGTCGACGGCACGATCGTCGACGAGGTGCCGGTGTCGCAGTCCGACTTCCACCACGCCAAGCCCGTATACGAGGAGTTCCCCGGCTGGACGGAGGACATCTCGGGCGCCCGCACGTTCGAAGAGCTGCCCGCGAACGCGCAGAGCTACGTGCGCGCGCTCGAGGCGATGAGCGGGTCGCGCATCTCGGCCATCGGCGTGGGCCCGGCGCGCGACGCGATCGTGCAGGTGCACGACCTGCTCGACTGA